GGGGGGATCGCTCCCGAGGAGGAGGGTAAAGAGGGCTTGGAGACCCCCAATTACCTGCCTTGTGCCCTGAGCCTCAGGAAGGTGGGAAAGGCTAAAAGGTATTTAGAGGTGGGGGAAAGGACCAAGGAAGGTGAGACACACACCCCTCATTTCCCCCGTAAGGGTTTCTGTTCCATTCTCGCCTTGTCCTCTCTCTCTGGACAAGGGGAATTGGGTTCCCACGAGTCTTCGGCAGGAActgagaaaggggggagggggagagtttCAGGGAGATCAGGCAAGACTAAAAGAGGAATGGGAAGTGAATGTTTTGAGGGAGGCGAGTTCAAGGAGGGCCTGAAGCTTCACCCTCCTTGTCTTGGAGGAGTTTCAGCCTATTCAGTAGCCCAGATGCttcctggtggcctcccatcctCAGGCTAACCAGGCCGATCTCTCTCAGCTAGGTGGGGGCAGTGGAGGCTGGGCAGCTGTTGAGGGCTGAGGATAAAATACCAGCTAATGGTTGGAGATACCAGATCAGAGCCCCAACCTTCTCCCAGCTGCAGCAGGCAGACGTCCCACAGGGAGCCTATCCTGAGATGCCCCCAATCCTTTCCTGGGATGGGGGAGGGGCTGGAGGGGTCAAACTCCCCCCTGACTCAGCACTGGCCTCAGCAGGCCAGAACTAGGTCCCACCCTGCACCTGAAGGAGGTATCAGAGTCCGAACCTCTCCCACAattgtgtgattggagacaccCAGTCACACAAAATTGGCCCCAGATCCAGAGAGACTCTGGTGGGACTCCCATCGATCTCCTGATCAAAGCAGAACTTCTAGGCTCTCTTcatgtttcccctcccccacaagaCTTTTATTTTCTCTGAGTGCTTTCTGACACCCCCACCCCacatccacacacacaaacatactcacacacacacacacacagaacagcACTTCTTTCTCCAACAGCTGCAGAGGCATTTGGGCTTCGCTTCCCCAGCCTGAAGCGTTGGGCTCCTCCGAAGCGGAACTGAGGAACTGGCCAGGATCCAGCAGGCAACAAGCCTCCATTCTTCATCAGGGCAGCTCAgggactctcctcctcctccgccccatGGCTGAGTCTCTAGGTGGGGCAGCCACAAGGTCCTCTGGCCCACCGGAAGTAACTGAAGGGGGCCTTCCAGAATACCTGATGCtggttctcttctcctttctccatcAGTTAAAGCACGTTGAAgaaagcagtccttgacttataacggttcatttagtgattgttcaaagttacaatggcgttgaaaaaagtgactctttgcctaatattccttctttttaaaatatttttattgctttgaatgttttttttaatactttcatGTTAATACCTGTTTTTAGCTTTGTTGTATGTGACACTTGTTGTGAGATGGGAGGATACAAAAATTtgagatagatggagagagagagagaaagagagagatgatggatggatggataatcccaacctttatattttgaatataagCAGAGACAGTAGAAGCTTATTTATTCGTTCACATCAGTATGTTGTCCATTCCTTGCAGCCTCTTTAAATACGTTCCAGTTTGTGCCCTTGAAGGAACCTCCTCGTAGAGCCTCCGTAGCTTCTGCCGGCCACAGTCTCCCTTGTTTTCTAGTTGGTTTATTTGGCTGATTCCACTGAGGTTTCAGCTTCCAATTAGCTTCTAAAACTTGGTCTCCCTCCCACTTTCAGGCCCTTCGGATGAGGAGAGCCAGTCCATGTCCAAAGCCGACCTTCTGGGTCCTTGTGAGGGGCAGCTCATCCCCTGCCAGAAGCCCCCCATGTGGGTGTTGTGGACCATGGTCCAAGAATCCCAATTTCCCTCCAGAGAACCATCCCCTAAGCCAGGCTTGAATTCCAAGGTGCTGCCTTCCATCCTTGGATAGTTCCCTTTATTGGGAGAGCGGAAGAGAAATCCACCTGTGCCCCCAACTCTTTGGCTCCCATCCCTACCTGCTCCGAGTCTCTTGGCATCGTTTCCAGGGACTTTTTCATTCCTCCCCGCatgaaagaggaaaaagggaGAAGAATCTGTGGACTTCATTATTTCTTTAAGCCCCTCAGTCACGTCTTTGATACGTTCCCCCCACCTGGGAAACAGCCAACCACCCAAGTTTGACTGTCTACAAATGGCTGGTTCAGTTCCCTTGAGCAATGAAGCATCTACcaccaacaatgccttttctttgtTAAGGAAATCTGACTTTTTTGTCACTCACTGATACATTTGGTGTTGCCCCTTCTCCAGCTGTCCCCACACTATCTTCCAAGGGCAGGTATTGTCGACAGGAGCCCAAATCTTCTCTGTGTTTGAGACAAATCCTAAAATCACACACTGACAGATTCTTCATATGATGACCCTACGACCCCAgatgaggaaggggagggggaaattctGCCCTTAAGAGATCGAGGCCTCTGGAGTCCTGTAGAGTCAGTCTGGGTGACCTCTGGAGGGGGCGAGGCTCAATTGGAGGGCTACTTAGAGGCATCTTGGGATGCTGGGAATAAGGGAGGGGTCTTCCACTCAGGGCTGCCCCATTgagttcctccctctttcccataGAGCTGGTCTTCCCCTCCCTGGCAAATGTCTTCCACACCAGGAATGGCTAAAGGTAGATTTTTCAGAGCAAGGGGACTCCAAGAAGGAGTGGGGCTCCAGCCCCTTCCCCTCACTGGATCTGCCCACCCTCCTCCCGATCCAGTTCTGGCTTCGGACCCAAAGTAGCAGGGATGGTGGATCCAGAGGCAGCGGAGGGAGGAGCCTCCTGTGGGggcaggaaagaggaagaggaggaagaggaaggaaagattcCAGAGTTTTCTTACATcagaattttattcttttatagcaaagggaagggaagtgaTTTGGAGGAAGAGTGATGGAGATGAAGCTGCTGTGGGTTCAAAGCCAGGAGAGATGAGGGGACTAGAGTTACAGGTCAGTTCAGCATCCCTGGGGACAGTCTAGATGGTCTCCACCCTTTCCTCCCAAGAGAGAGAGGCCCTGAATGGAAGTTGAGAGGGGGGATCTCAGCAGGAGAAGGTCCAGGCTGCCATTCTCCTCCTCCCTAAAGAAAAAATACGCTTTTTCATCGAAGAGCAGGATTAATTCATCAGTGCTGAAGAAAAACAGATGggaaagaaaattagaatataaagAGAAACCTTTAGTGTAAATAacatatttttcttccctttcagcCCCCAACCCCAGGGCAGGCCCACACTGCAGGGGAGTGGTTGACAAGCAAGGACGGATAGAGGGAGAATCCGCCCATTTCAGGGAGGAAAAGGCTGGGAAGGACCAGGGATTCCTCCCCATTTCATCTCCAGGGGATTCTGGGATTCTCCGACTTAATTAGAGGGTTAATTAGAATgggcccccctccccttccccccctccctccctgcagaccaggggtgaaatcctcccggttcagactggattgtccgatccggtagcaatggcggcgagtggttcggagagctggtagcaaaaatccctggggcccCCCCACGCCCAGCTGatccgcgcaatcatcagagactttttttttacttttaaaagcacttctttggctgaagaaaaaatgcttttaaaagttaaaaaaaaacctgataatcGCGCAGCTcagtgggatcatcagaaccctttaaaagcattttttacaacctcttcagctgaagaggctgtagaaaaaatgcttttaaaagtaaaaataaaaaaaaatggccatgcccacccagtcacattaccccccccaccaagccatacccacagaaccagtagtaacaacttttacatttcacccctgctgcagacGATTCATATGAAGAAAGAAGATGGGGCTAGGATGGGGCTGGCAGTAAAGTGGGGAGCTTGGGATCACTTGGCCAGAAAATGGGTGAATTCCCAcaaggagaaaggggggggggtcagGAATAATAGCCAGCAAAGATTCCAACTAATGAACCCAAAGGAGTCTGCATGGGGTGCCAAGAAGGATCATCTCggactggagggagggagggtccagTTCACGGTGAAGTTTTGGAGGGAGTTCATTAAGTTGATAGGATCTTCTCAAGGACTTAGCTCCACCTTCCATCCGAGTACGGATGGAGCTACAGAACGAGCAAACGCAATGATAGAACAAATCCTGAGATGCTATGTTAATTATCAGCAGTTTAGCTGGGCAGATCtcctgccattttttttaaaatttatatttatatcccacccttctccgaagactcagggcggcttacagtgtgtaaggcaatagtctcattctatttatatatttacaaagtcaacttattgcccccccaacaatcagggacctcattttacctaccttataaaggatggaaggctgagtcaaccttgggcctggtgggactagaacctgcagtaattgcaggcagctgtgttttaataacaggctatcttacagcctgagccaccacggatgAAGGGGCCTATAATACCACAGTGCATAATGCATAATAGCACAGGACTCATCCATTTTAAAACTGGCCACGGGGGTGGAATTAAGATAGATTTCTCAgagatcatctagttcaaccccctgctcgagtagGGGAGACCCTGCACATTTATaccatcaagcaggagaccctaaatacCATTAGAATCTGAGCtccgagagggaggaaaggagggaggcctGAATACCCTCAGGAACCCCCCTCCACAGTGAGCCTAACAGAATGggtgggtggcttacaaaatggGTGGGGGGATGTAAACCTGGGGTGCTCCCTCCCGAAGGGAGGAAtggccccctccttcccttcccttctgcaaTTTGGAAAAATTCTGGGCCAGATTTTAGCATTtgtgtttgcttttgtttttaattgcaatcCTTTTTCAGATCTCTGTAAGGAAAAGCTGCCCAAAATCTAAAAATTTGCTGTATTCACAGCAAGAAGGTTTTCTTCAgacatgtttgttttttttttaaaaaaaagaaaattaaggaatTTATAACTTTTAGGAGCGGCTGAgatgaaggaagaagaggagaaactcACCTGCAGGTGGTTGGATGGGAGTtgctggaaggagaaaaagaccTAATCAGAAACCTTCATGGGCTGGAGGACTCACGGGGTCCCCCACCCCATCGATAGCCCATAATAGATTGTGTAACCTTCACTTATAGCCCCTCAAACAAGAGAAGCTGCCAAAATATTTCTCAAGGGGCCCCTCTTGGCCACCTGCTAAGCTTGATGAGAGGCCTCCCCTAGATGGTCCCTCCCCACAACCTCTCCTCCAGCCCCCCAGACTCACCTTTCTTGCTCTTCAGGTAGGAGAAGAGCCCCACAGCCAGGAAGGCCGCTCCTATCACGGCCCCCATGACTCCCGTCCAGAGTTTGCTCCTGGCAGAGCTGGAGGAACGGGGctctggggaaggagaaggagcctCACCTGAGCAGGAGGATCAGGCCCACCTTCCCCCAGAAGGGTCCCTTCTGGCTCCCCCCACAAGGAGGGTCTTTTCCCCCTTCTCAGGGCAGGATGGGGTCCCCAAAAAAGGAAGAGAGCGAGGTTAGGGGCTTACCCCACTGGACGGTGATGGGAGCCTCCAGACTGGCGTGCTCCACCTTGCAAGTGTAGAGTTCCCCCTGCTGGGGCTGGGTCTCCAGCATCACCTGGAGCTGGTAGGTCCAGTCTCCGTTCTGGAGCTCCTCCCCAAAGGCCACGCCCTCCTTCTCCGGCTGCCCGTTCTTGAACCACTGGATCTCGATCTCCACGGGGTAAAAGCCCGTCGCGGTGCAGAGGAGGATGGTGTTGGGGGAAGCGGGGTCCATCTTGGTGGGGGAGATGGTGACGGTGGGCTTggctggagggaaggaggagaaggaggaacagGAGAGACACAGGAGGGCCCAGAACAGGAGACCAAGTTGGTTAGTTCAGGCCAACATCCGCTTTTACTCCTGAAAATATTATATCttttaagtcaggggtgaaatgctaccagttcactaccAGTTCGAAGCAGTATTTcccatgatcagctgtgccgcaagatttagcaggaaatcctgttttctagtgaagctaaatcgcgCAGTGCAGCTGATTCCCTCCCTTCGCTCTTTTACTTATAAAAGTGTGTGCTTGACATACAGTGTACATGTGTGCGTAGTGCGTGCTTGGTGCACAGTaaacatgcgcagccagcgaaccagcagcaaaccggttcagatttccccACTGGTGGAATGGATCCCAAGGGGATCTTTGGGAAAGGGAAGGTGGGGGCAGTTGGAGGCTGAGGAGATCAGGCAGATCCCAGGATCACAGCAGAAGCTTGGAGAGAATCCCTCTTGATCTCCTCCTTCAGCCAATGCTgcaactgccatttgtcagaaatggtgtagtgcttgggtggggggttggactagatgacctacaaggtcccttccaactctgttagtctgtaaCCTCTGTAAACTCTTGGATGGATTAATGGGGGGGGTTAGTCTGCATGAGCCCCCCAAGAGAGTTGACCATGGATCCATCCCAACTCTTGAGTCTTTtgctaaacattttgtttctcttgAGGGATTTTCTTATTAACAGTAAATTCTATGATGCTTATGAACAACCAATGTTTAAATGGTTATTTGTAATTCCAACCTGGGATCTGGTCAGGTTTCCACGCAGACAAATAGCAACATTTCAGGGGTGGGTTGTTGTCTTTTTTCAGGCTAAGCCCATTTGCATCTTGGGACATTAAAGGCCTTTGTGGAATTGCTAAAAGAAGGGAGTGGCTTTACAAACTGAAAATgaccttttcttaaaaacaaaaaatgcaaattttgGATGAGAAAAAAAGTCTTTTAACAAGAAAATGGAAGCATCAGATTTTAAATCAGTGGAAATTCAAAAGctgcaatttggcatttttacatgtttatttttataGCCCATCCCAAAACTCATTATTTCCAATACTGCAGGGTGAAGATTTCGGGGTTCCAATTTGGCCAGATGGGAGTTGCTGGAGATTTTAAGTGGACCggaaaaagatatatttttttctttttaaaatacttaCCAAGGGACACAAATTTCTCCCTCTGCCCATCCAGGAATCCAATTTAAGAGACAAATGGAGACCTCTTGATTTAAAACAGCAGGAGTAGAAAGTACATTTTAACTGCCCCCCATCATGTTATTCAAGATTTATTTTTGGTATCAAGCTTGATGCCTAATGCAGTAAAATATGACACAgatctatttttcatttttgatCACACATCTATAGAACAGATGCTCATTTTGGATTctggataaaaatattagcgAAAGATGGGAAGTTGTTGGGGTCTATTGAAGAAGAAACAAGACTCAGATGTGATTTTTCTCAGAGAAATGGAGGCTGAATTAATTCTGGGGAGAGTTTGAGGAAAGTTGAGAGCCTCTCTTGGTGGCCCGAGAAAAGCTTTGGGCTCTCGGGGGAAGGAGACGCCCGGATCTCTCCAGAGGGAAAAGTAGctcagaaatcaaagaaaaacgaAGAGAAAATTCCCCCAAAGAGACTACGGTAATTAAAGTAACATCATCAGATAAATTATATAGTAGAAGTGAGGAAATTCCCATGTTAAATATTGCTgaaatgaaaattatttcaaatatggcAGACAAGAAGAATGTTGAATTGATAGTAAGAAATAATTCAGTGTTGAATATTATCAATCAGGGGATTATTATCTCCAGGGAAACATCCGCTTTGGTGGTAAAAATACTTCAAACTGTCTCTCAAATTTGAGagaaaatcatttatttatttatatactaaaTTCTAATATCGTATTACATGGATGTGATCATCCTCCtagctttgctgggaagaatttgGGAGtgaaaatgagttttgcctccagACTGAATATGTGGAGAACAAAATCTCTGTCGGTTCCCCTGAAATAGTCAATAATTTAAGGAAGCAGCAAAAGCTCAGGATCTCCCCATAAAACTCTTTCTCTCTTAGGATGGGGCTGTTTTTTTCTCTTACGGGAGAAACATCTGATTTCATTCTATGGCAACTGATTATTTCTGGAGAAGCTCCTGGGCTCCCAATGGGAACCTCAGAATTAAGTAATTCTTATGTGATGAtgctttcaagatttttctgtttcCATCAAAGGAGTAAAATTTCCCTGGAAAggccaaatttatttttatttatttatttattttgtcaaacacaacattatatataaatataagcatgaaataaccacacaaaatgaatacaaccaaaggaaacaataggacaggaacggtaggtacgctggtgctcttatgcacgccccttacagacctcttaggaatggagtgaggtcaacaatagatatTCTTTGGTtatagttttggggatttggggatgagaccacagggtggtgcattccaggcattaacaactctgttactgaagtcatattttctacaatcaagattggagtgattcactttaagtttgaatctattgtgagctcatgtattgttgtggttgaagctgaagtagtcttcaacaggaaggacattgtagcagatgattgtaTGAGTTATACTCTGGTCATGCCGAAgggggcgtagttctaaattttctaaacccagaatttcaagtctggtggcataaggtattttattgcgatcagaggagtggaggactcttcttctgaaatatttctggacacgctcaattgtattaatgtccaatatgcagtgtgggttccagacagatgagttgtaatcgagaattggtctagcaaatgttttgtatgttctggttagtagtgtaatctttctggagaagaagctacgcaagattaggtttacaactcttaaagcctttttggcgatgtagttgcagtgggctttggcacttagatcatttgatatgagaactccaaggtctttgacagaatgagggtcttCTACAAGgtgatgtccatcaagcttgtattttgtgttctgattcttttttccaatgtgtaaaacagagcatttgttggttgagatttggagttgccaaatttttgaaaaTTGCAAAAAGTGCAGCTGAAATCTTTGATTTGCACAATGTTTGGCCTCTGAAACCCCATCAgttgatagaaataaataaaattattattacacAGAGAATGTAAATTACACAAACAAATCTAGGCGATCTGCAAGGAATCTGGAAGAGAGACTCAAACAATCTGAGGCTTCAGGGCTGAATGGAGGCTGGATTTCTTTCTTATGACCCCAAATTCAGTTTTAAGGTTTGTGGGAGTTTTTGGAGTCTCCCCCCCAAATCAGGAGCCTCcccaggaaggaagatggaagggatTTGTTTGCAGGGGAAGCTGAATCTGGGATCAAAAAGGAGGTTTCAAGGGGGGCTTTTCTCCCAGACCCCCAAAATTGGCTGAATGAAATTTCTCAGCCTTTGAATCGGCTTCTGCTCAAGGCAGAGGAAACGCCAGACCAGGATTCTGGGTGATTCGGGTTTGATTCATAATTATAAATTCTatctggattgattgattgattatttatttattattttaatttattttattgtttagtttatttattctattctttagtttatagaatagaatagaatttattggccaagtgtgattggacacacaaggaatttgtctttagtttattatttatttattttattatctatgtatttattttgttatttattttttaattttatttgtttatttatttaatttttcatttatttaattttaatatttttatttatttcattttatatatatttattttacttacttatttgttGGATTTAAAAGATGCTGGAGTGGAAATGACTCAGAATAAAGAGTAAAGAGAACTAAGAGCTGCAGAGAAAGGAGACCATCATCCGCTTTCACTGATTCTCTTTGAAACTTCATTGTTTTAATCCTAAAATCCCAAAGGCCCCAGAGGGGGAGGGAGCCCCTCCTTTACTGGCCTTCCGGAAAGGGGTCCAAATGGGGCTTTGGGGGTTTGCTGGGGGGCCAAGAGGAGGATGCAGCTGTGGGGCTGCTCAGAGGCCTGAATCCCCCTTTTAATTCATGTTTTAGTTAGTTAATTGATCTTTTAATTAACTTATTACTGAATTTTAATCATCCTTgcgttttaaattttatattgtataTGGACCGTTTTTGTAGTTTGATGTTTTTTCTGTGCTGCCATCCAGGATCCCTCTGGGAGCTTTTAAAGTTGGTGAATGAATAAAGTTGATCCCTTGGAGGGATCCTATCATGGGATCCCAGATTCCGGGCAGGAGGAGatctggggggggggcttgggaggaaaagggagagtgatgggaatgatggtCGGAGGAGGAATTTGAGGGAGgagaataaaaaaggagaaaaatcttcATCCGGGAGAATCTCCATCaatcaaggaaaggaaaaagtggGGGTCTGgatcccctcccccaaaatccCCCCCCCACTCACCTCTCCGGCCAACCACCTGCCCCGTCTGGGCCGCCTCGTAGTTGTGCCGGCAGAGATTCACTTGGGATTTCATGATCTGcaggcggtgcttatctctgttccaAGCGTCCACATCAGGCTGCAGCAATGGAGTGACGGCCTCGAACTCCCCGTAGTCGCTGTCGAAGCGGAAAATCTCCTGCCGGTCATAGGTCTCCCTGAACAGGTATCTCACCCGCTGCGTCCCGTTCAGGAAGAGGCACTCCTCCTTCGCCTGGAGCAGGAAATGGGCTgcgggatggaggaggaggaaggccgtCAGGAGGGACTCCAGGACCCATCGCTCCCAGCCACTAGGAAAGGAGGAGGGTCCcacagaaggagggagggtggtGGGGGACCTTTCTTTGAGAGACTGGTGGAAGACGCCCCCTGGAGGAGGGTGGGGGGACTCTCTCAGTCTCAGAGAGGAAGGCAGACTTGCTGGGGGtctggagggggggaagggaggaaagagggggaggggagggtgggaaaaGTGAGGCAGAAACCCAGACACTCAACCCGAGTAGATCTCTCTGCAGGGAAAGCTGATCGAAAGCGGCCAGGACTATGGGGGAGGGACTGAAGGAACTTTCTAGACTGGAGGGAAGGTAATATCCACACCTCCCACTCTCTCTTCCTTTGGGGGCGGGGAATATGGGAAGAAGGGACAATGAGGACATCTAGACTGACTCTCCCGAGGTCTCCCAGCCCTTCAACCCCCACCTTCCCTGGGTCTCCCCAACATTTCTTCTTCCCCTGAATCTTCACCCAACTCCCAGCCTTTGGAGGATTTTCGGGGATCACAACTGTTTCCTCTCCCCCTACCCAAAAAAGACTCCCCGCAGCCCCCCCAGAGCCTCTCAAAGGGAGGGTCTCCCGCCCCCTTCACAAAAGGGAGAGTTTTGGGGAGCCCCCAATATCCCCCTCCCTcagtctcccctcccctccagatCCCGAGAGAGCAGTGGGGGATTATGGGGGGTTGGGGGTTCCTCCCCAAATTCAAAGTCTCCCCATTAAGAGACGGAAGCCCCCCTCATGCCTGACCTTCAAAACCTCAAATTTGAGATTCAGAAGAAAAAGTGAAGTTTCGGAATTAGCAAAAAGACTTCTGCTCAAatgcctctttttccttcccggGATTCAGGGCTGAAAATGCCTCAGTTTCCCTCTTTCACTTtcgcttttccttccctttctctttccatgCAGCCCCCTCCCACCGAAGCCCTGTGTGGGGGTGGAGGGGCCAGGCTGCGACTTCCCACCTCGGCTACATTGGAGGACCGGGAGGAGGGGTCCCTCTCCGTTCTCTTGCGGGGGAtgtgggaaggaagaggaaggagaccaCGCAGAGATCGTGGTTGTTGGAGACTCTCGAGACCCATCggctttctccctcccctccggggtccttcctcccccctccagaTCCCGAGAGAGCAGTGGGGATTATGGGGGGTTGGGGGTTCCTCCCCAAATTCAAAGTCTCCCCATTAAGAGACAGAAGCCCCCCTCATGCCTGACCTTCAAAACCTCAAATTTGAGATTCAGAAGAAAAAGTGAAGTTTCGGAATTAGCAAAAAGACTTTTGCTCAAatgcctctttttccttcccggGATTCAGGGCTGAAAATGCCTCAGTTTCCCTCTTTCACTTtcgcttttccttccctttctctttccatgCAGCCCCCTCCCACCGAAGCCCTGTGTGGGGGTGGAGGGGCCAGGCTGCGACTTCCCACCTCGGCTACATTGGAGGACCGGGAGGAGGGGTCCCTCTCCGTTCTCTTGCGGGGGAtgtgggaaggaagaggaaggagaccaCGCAGAGATCGTGGTTGTTGGAGACTCTCGAGACCCATCggctttctccctcccctccggggtccttcctcccccctcctcccccgcccAGCCCCCTCCTTACCGGGGGTCTCCTTCTCCCCTTCGCTTCCGGGGATCCTGGCCAGCGCCCCCAGCAGCAGCATCAGGGGGACCCCAGGGAAAGCCATGGATGCTGCCCCACAAGCGCcccaaagggagaggagaaagacgcGGAGGCTCCCAGCCCCAGAGGCGGAATCGGGGGGTCTGGATCGGGGGGAGGAGGAGTTTTCTCGGACTTCGGAATTGGGAGTTtccagcaggagcaggaggaccaatgggaattctcctTTCAGCAGCGTCATCGGTTTCCGGGCAGAGCCTCCCTTGACTTCGCCCGATGGAGGAGATGGTTCCCCGCGgagagagaagcggagaaagtgggagggggaataATTTCAGTCTTGGGGGGCTGCATTCTAGGGGGAGTTTCATGCCAGCTCCGGA
This genomic window from Ahaetulla prasina isolate Xishuangbanna chromosome 2, ASM2864084v1, whole genome shotgun sequence contains:
- the LOC131192814 gene encoding H-2 class II histocompatibility antigen, E-S beta chain-like isoform X3, with product MAFPGVPLMLLLGALARIPGSEGEKETPAHFLLQAKEECLFLNGTQRVRYLFRETYDRQEIFRFDSDYGEFEAVTPLLQPDVDAWNRDKHRLQIMKSQVNLCRHNYEAAQTGQVVGRRAKPTVTISPTKMDPASPNTILLCTATGFYPVEIEIQWFKNGQPEKEGVAFGEELQNGDWTYQLQVMLETQPQQGELYTCKVEHASLEAPITVQWEPRSSSSARSKLWTGVMGAVIGAAFLAVGLFSYLKSKKATPIQPPAALMN
- the LOC131192814 gene encoding H-2 class II histocompatibility antigen, E-S beta chain-like isoform X4; translated protein: MAFPGVPLMLLVGALARIPGSEGGKETPAHFLLQAKEECLFLNGTQRVRYLFRETYDRQEIFRFDSDYGEFEAVTPLLQPDVDAWNRDKHRLQIMKSQVNLCRHNYEAAQTGQVVGRRAKPTVTISPTKMDPASPNTILLCTATGFYPVEIEIQWFKNGQPEKEGVAFGEELQNGDWTYQLQVMLETQPQQGELYTCKVEHASLEAPITVQWEPRSSSSARSKLWTGVMGAVIGAAFLAVGLFSYLKSKKATPIQPPAALMN